The following coding sequences lie in one Pseudomonas sp. SL4(2022) genomic window:
- the rpsL gene encoding 30S ribosomal protein S12, translated as MATINQLVRQPRKRIVEKSDVPALQNCPQRRGVCTRVYTTTPKKPNSALRKVCRVRLTNGFEVSSYIGGEGHNLQEHSVVLIRGGRVKDLPGVRYHTVRGSLDTSGVKDRKQGRSKYGTKRPK; from the coding sequence ATGGCAACTATCAACCAGCTGGTACGTCAGCCGCGTAAGCGTATCGTCGAGAAATCCGACGTACCTGCGCTGCAGAACTGCCCGCAGCGTCGTGGTGTGTGCACTCGCGTGTATACCACTACGCCGAAAAAACCTAACTCGGCACTGCGTAAAGTTTGCCGTGTACGCCTGACCAACGGTTTCGAGGTTTCCTCGTACATCGGCGGTGAAGGCCACAACCTGCAAGAGCACAGCGTCGTTCTGATTCGTGGCGGCCGTGTAAAAGACTTGCCAGGTGTGCGTTACCACACCGTGCGCGGTTCGCTGGATACCTCCGGCGTTAAAGACCGTAAGCAGGGTCGTTCGAAGTACGGTACCAAGCGTCCGAAGTAA